In Candidatus Alcyoniella australis, one DNA window encodes the following:
- a CDS encoding aconitate hydratase, whose amino-acid sequence MSQSESVGKSTLTHKLLRAHLVSGELEPGAEIGIRIDHTLTQDATGTMVYLEFAQLGLDRVRTELSVSYVDHNLLQTDFRNADDHRFLQSSAARYGVWFSRPGNGVCHQVHLERFGAPGKTMLGSDSHTPTGGGLGMLAIGAGGLEVALAMAGEPFHLKAPQVFGVKLTGELLPWVSAKDVILEMLRRHSVKGGVGKVIEYYGPGVAALSVPDRAVIANMGAELGATSTVWPSDERTREFLRRQGREDAWTALAADLGAQYDQHDEIDLAQLEPLIAMPSMPDKVVTVRQAAGTKVHQVLIGSCANSGLAEMLLAAEVLNGKHGHPEVSLEINPGSRQVELNLAELGALAKLVAAGARLHQCGCLGCIGMGQAPASGTVSLRTFPRNFAGRSGTVDDSVYLCSPQTALAAALAGEIRDPRELGEMPRVKLPKRELLPSAQLIEPPAEGTSVQVVKGPNIVDLPQFAQLPELIDAAVMLKLGDDVTTDQIIPAGNLVLPLRSNLPAISEYTFSKVDHTFAERMKKAGSGLIVGGLNYGQGSSREHAALTVRYLGVAAVIARSFARIHWQNLVNFGVLPLTFTNPEDHGRIESGDRIEISDLRDQLKAGSSISARNASQRLSLTLEHSLSTRQVQMLLDGGLLNYLRKQKAQ is encoded by the coding sequence GTGAGCCAGAGCGAATCTGTCGGCAAAAGCACGTTGACCCATAAGCTGCTGCGGGCGCACCTGGTGTCCGGCGAGCTCGAGCCCGGAGCCGAGATCGGCATCCGCATCGACCATACCCTGACCCAGGACGCCACCGGCACGATGGTCTACCTCGAGTTCGCGCAGCTCGGGCTGGACCGCGTGCGCACCGAGCTCTCGGTCTCGTACGTGGATCATAATTTGCTCCAGACCGACTTTCGCAATGCCGACGACCATCGCTTTTTGCAAAGCTCCGCCGCGCGTTACGGCGTGTGGTTCTCACGGCCGGGCAACGGCGTGTGCCATCAGGTGCACCTCGAGCGCTTCGGCGCGCCGGGCAAGACCATGCTCGGCTCGGACAGCCATACGCCCACGGGCGGCGGCCTGGGCATGCTGGCGATCGGCGCCGGCGGCCTGGAAGTCGCACTGGCCATGGCCGGCGAGCCGTTCCATCTCAAGGCGCCGCAGGTTTTCGGCGTAAAGCTTACAGGCGAGCTGCTGCCGTGGGTCTCGGCCAAGGACGTGATTCTCGAGATGTTGCGCCGTCACTCGGTCAAGGGCGGCGTGGGCAAGGTCATCGAGTATTACGGACCGGGCGTGGCCGCGCTTTCCGTGCCTGATCGCGCGGTGATTGCCAACATGGGCGCTGAACTCGGCGCGACCTCCACGGTCTGGCCCTCGGACGAGCGCACGCGTGAATTCCTGCGCCGTCAGGGGCGCGAGGATGCCTGGACGGCCCTGGCCGCGGACCTTGGCGCGCAGTACGACCAGCACGACGAGATCGACCTTGCGCAGCTTGAGCCGCTGATCGCCATGCCCTCGATGCCCGACAAGGTAGTAACCGTACGCCAGGCCGCGGGGACCAAGGTCCATCAGGTGCTGATCGGCTCCTGCGCCAACTCCGGCCTGGCCGAGATGCTGCTCGCCGCAGAAGTGCTCAATGGCAAGCACGGCCACCCCGAGGTCAGCCTCGAGATCAATCCCGGCAGCCGTCAGGTCGAGCTCAATTTGGCCGAGCTCGGTGCGCTGGCCAAGCTGGTGGCAGCGGGTGCGCGTCTGCACCAGTGCGGCTGTCTGGGCTGCATCGGCATGGGCCAGGCCCCGGCCAGCGGAACTGTCTCGCTGCGCACCTTCCCGCGAAACTTCGCAGGGCGCTCGGGCACGGTCGACGACAGCGTCTACCTATGCAGCCCGCAGACCGCGTTGGCCGCGGCATTGGCCGGCGAGATCCGCGACCCGCGCGAGCTGGGCGAGATGCCCCGCGTCAAACTGCCCAAGCGCGAGCTGCTGCCCAGCGCACAACTGATCGAGCCCCCGGCCGAGGGCACGAGCGTGCAGGTGGTCAAGGGGCCGAACATCGTCGATCTGCCGCAATTTGCACAGCTGCCCGAGCTGATCGACGCGGCAGTGATGCTCAAGCTCGGCGACGACGTGACCACCGACCAGATCATCCCCGCGGGCAACCTGGTGCTGCCCCTGCGCTCCAATCTGCCTGCGATCAGCGAGTACACCTTCTCCAAGGTCGACCACACGTTCGCCGAGCGGATGAAGAAGGCCGGATCGGGTCTGATCGTCGGCGGACTGAACTACGGCCAGGGCTCCAGCCGCGAGCACGCGGCGCTGACTGTGCGCTATTTGGGCGTGGCCGCGGTGATCGCGCGCTCGTTCGCGCGCATCCACTGGCAGAATTTGGTCAACTTCGGCGTGCTGCCCCTGACCTTTACCAACCCTGAGGACCACGGGCGGATCGAGTCCGGCGACCGGATCGAGATCAGCGATCTGCGCGACCAGCTCAAGGCGGGGAGCAGCATCTCCGCGCGCAATGCCAGCCAGCGCCTGAGCCTGACCCTCGAACACAGCCTCTCGACCCGCCAGGTCCAGATGCTGCTCGACGGCGGACTGCTGAACTATTTGCGCAAGCAAAAGGCTCAATAA
- a CDS encoding tetratricopeptide repeat protein, which yields MPQEGEKRADEAKKSENQGNGKKSATKKIILSILIPLFLSAMGLIITIGINEYNEMRVNDKNAEEQLKGVENLLKTGVRAEAIDEIESIASDLGKLKFSRETKGKINYWVGRVHLDSATYSNNSIKQQEPYLAKAMIALEEAEELLIHDNFEMAASAKAYRGEVLWKLGRIRDAHDNFNKSEEIYRQLIGQYQNQREKQYDNEIAKTHIRLALVLIDHGENRNTQQYIQMAQNELMLAQEYYSKAKDDHAKEMRTKIQWYMGKTYLVLGRFSYGREIEYCEKAINEYFGIIKEHITPGNRYQYSAFSYDIGNALMLLAMAERENLSISEDAWNKHIINAINNFRIASKCFDANQTIIDGLEIECLNTIARYYQQLFHEKKRPGNAFLCKLNSINRLRGIKDRPIHYAEIQYYIGQVYFFNGRYCKDTQEKIETYTQAGECFRNALSIHTRTRNPNYYAGLNIFLGLTDKLLTSLGEDRRDEAIDCFEKAYTCQDCGNNLRRSRFLGSQLYNLYNDKAESTLIESERNNYHRTGVLYLVYDFQGIKKVTGNGTYNAFHRQVNTLTDNTI from the coding sequence ATGCCACAAGAGGGCGAGAAGCGGGCGGATGAGGCAAAAAAATCCGAAAACCAGGGCAACGGCAAGAAATCCGCCACCAAGAAAATAATTCTTTCCATACTAATCCCTCTTTTTTTATCTGCCATGGGCCTAATTATCACGATCGGCATTAATGAATACAATGAGATGAGAGTAAACGATAAAAACGCCGAGGAACAGCTCAAAGGAGTAGAAAATTTATTGAAAACAGGGGTACGTGCTGAGGCAATAGATGAAATCGAATCCATAGCCTCAGATTTAGGCAAGCTGAAATTTAGTCGGGAGACCAAAGGTAAAATCAATTATTGGGTAGGTCGGGTCCACCTTGATTCGGCAACCTATTCTAATAATTCAATAAAACAACAGGAACCCTATCTCGCGAAAGCAATGATTGCCCTGGAAGAGGCGGAGGAACTGTTGATTCATGACAACTTCGAAATGGCGGCTTCGGCCAAGGCATATCGAGGTGAAGTCCTGTGGAAATTGGGTAGAATTCGCGATGCACATGATAACTTCAATAAATCCGAAGAGATCTATCGCCAGCTGATTGGACAATATCAGAACCAACGCGAAAAACAATATGATAATGAAATTGCTAAGACTCATATACGTTTGGCCCTGGTGCTAATCGATCATGGTGAGAATCGGAATACGCAGCAATATATTCAAATGGCCCAAAACGAGCTGATGTTGGCACAAGAATACTATTCCAAGGCAAAGGATGATCATGCTAAGGAGATGCGCACAAAAATTCAATGGTACATGGGGAAAACCTATTTGGTATTGGGAAGATTCTCATATGGGCGAGAAATTGAATATTGTGAAAAAGCTATAAATGAATATTTCGGCATTATTAAGGAGCATATCACTCCTGGAAACCGGTATCAATATTCAGCCTTTAGTTATGATATCGGCAATGCTTTAATGTTGCTGGCGATGGCAGAAAGAGAAAACCTCAGTATTAGCGAGGATGCCTGGAACAAACATATTATAAACGCAATAAATAATTTCAGAATTGCATCAAAGTGTTTTGATGCAAATCAAACAATCATCGACGGATTGGAAATTGAATGCCTTAATACTATTGCCAGATACTATCAGCAGTTATTCCATGAAAAAAAAAGACCTGGCAACGCATTTTTGTGTAAACTCAACAGCATCAATCGCCTTCGCGGAATTAAAGATCGCCCTATCCATTACGCGGAAATTCAATATTACATAGGTCAAGTATACTTTTTCAACGGACGTTATTGTAAAGATACGCAAGAGAAAATAGAAACCTATACCCAGGCTGGCGAATGTTTCAGGAATGCATTGAGTATACATACGCGAACGAGAAACCCTAATTACTATGCCGGATTAAACATTTTCCTTGGCCTGACGGATAAGTTGCTTACAAGCCTGGGTGAAGATAGAAGGGATGAGGCCATAGATTGTTTCGAAAAGGCCTATACATGCCAAGACTGTGGTAATAATTTACGGAGATCGCGCTTCCTTGGATCACAGTTGTATAATCTATATAATGATAAAGCTGAGAGTACTTTAATCGAAAGTGAGCGTAATAATTATCACCGAACCGGGGTGCTGTATTTGGTATACGATTTTCAGGGTATTAAAAAAGTTACAGGCAACGGAACATATAATGCGTTTCACAGGCAGGTGAATACGCTAACGGATAACACTATTTAA